The Mucilaginibacter yixingensis genome window below encodes:
- a CDS encoding response regulator: MNIKEYPEVLLVEDREEDATLTIRALKKYNLINDIKWLEDGQYALDYLFGTGPEKVPQAIPKLILLDLKLPRVNGLEVLEQIKASEVLRSIPVIMMTSSKEDVDIKKAYELGVNSYIVKPIDFMNFADAVKQLGMYWLMLNQPPKPSQE, translated from the coding sequence ATGAACATTAAAGAATATCCTGAAGTGCTGCTGGTGGAAGACCGTGAAGAAGATGCAACGCTAACCATCCGCGCACTAAAGAAATATAACCTGATTAATGATATTAAATGGCTGGAAGACGGCCAGTATGCGCTTGATTACCTTTTTGGTACCGGTCCTGAGAAAGTTCCGCAGGCCATCCCTAAGCTGATTTTGCTAGACCTGAAGCTGCCACGCGTTAACGGTCTGGAAGTACTGGAGCAGATCAAGGCGTCGGAAGTGCTGAGATCAATACCGGTAATTATGATGACGTCTTCAAAAGAAGATGTGGATATTAAGAAAGCATACGAGCTGGGGGTTAACAGCTACATTGTTAAACCTATTGACTTCATGAACTTTGCCGATGCCGTAAAGCAACTGGGCATGTACTGGTTAATGCT